The Streptomyces durmitorensis genome contains the following window.
ACTGAAGGCCGTCGACGACCGGCGTGCGCGGCTCGTACGCGGCGAGCTTCGCCAGGATCGGGGCGGCCTTGTGGATGGCGTTCGAGCCCATCCACGCGCGCGCGGAGTGCGCGCGCGTGCCCTTTGTCTTCAGGTGGACCCGCAGCGTGCCCTGGCAGCCGCCCTCGACCTGGTTGTCCGTCGGCTCCAGGAGGATCGCGAAGTCTCCCGCGAGCCAGTCGGGGTGGGCCTCGGCGACATGGCCCAGGCCGTTCAGGTGGGCGGCGACCTCTTCGTTGTCGTAGAAGACGAAGGTGAGGTCGCGGTTCGGCTCGGTCACGGTCTGCGCGATGCGCAGCTGGATCGCGACGCCGGACTTCATGTCGCAGGTGCCGCAGCCCCACAGGACGCCGTCCTCGTCGAGGCGGGAGGGGACGTTGTCCGCGATCGGGACCGTGTCGATGTGCCCGGCGAGGATCACGCGCTCGGCCCGGCCCAGGTTCGTGCGCGCGACCACGTTGTTGCCGTGCCGGTCCACCGTGAGGTGCGGCAGGCGGCGCAGGGCCGTCTCGATGGCGTCCGCGAGTGCTTTCTCCTCGCCGCTCGGCGACGGGAAATCGACCAGCTGGGCGGTGAGCGCGGCAGCGTCGAGCGTGAGGTCGAGCGACGTGTCGTGTGAGGTCTGGGCCATGACTTCGACCCTAACGCCCCTCGGCGGGCCGCCCTGTCAGTGGCCTCCAGTACCTTGGTCGCGTGCCTGAGCCCCCCACCCTCGTCCGGCGCGGCCGCCTCCTCCGTATCGGGGCCGCCGTCGCGGTCCTCCTTGCCCTCGTGGGCTATGTGGTCGTGCAGTACGTCTTCGGGGGCAAGGCCGACCCACGCTGCCGGGTCGTCTCGGGCAACGGCGACGGGGCGTCGTACGAATTCGGCGCCGAGCAGGCCGAGAACGCGGCGACGGTCGCCGCCGTGGGCACCTCCCGCGGCATGCCGGAGCGCGCGATCACGATCGCCCTGGCCACGGCCCTGCAGGAGTCGGGTCTGCGCAACATCAGCCATGGCGACCGCGACTCGCTCGGCCTCTTCCAGCAGCGGCCCTCACAGGGCTGGGGCAACGAGAAACAGATCATGGACCCGGCGTACTCGGCGGCGCGTTTCTACGCCCATCTGAACGACGTCCCGGGCTATTCACGGCTCCCCCTGACCGTCGCCGCGCAGCGCGTGCAGCGCAGCGGCTATCCCCAGGCGTACGCGAAGCACGAGCCGGACGCCGCGCTGCTCGCCGCCGCGCTGACCGGCCGCGCCCCCGCCACCCTCACCTGCGAGGGCCGCACGGACGGTGAGCCGGGTGACCCGGCGAAGGTGCGGGCCGCCCTGGTCCGGGACTTCGGCCGCGACGTGGCACCGGAGAGCGCCCGCGGCGGCTCGGTCACCGTGCCGGTGGGCGCCACCACGGGAGGCGCCGAGGGCGGCGCCGAGCAGCGGGGCTGGGAGCTCGCGCACTGGGCGGTGGCCCAGGCGTCCACGCTCGGCATCGAGCGCGTCACGTACGGCGGCCGGGAGTGGAGCGCCACGGATTCCGCGAACGAATGGCGCAAGCCGGGCAAGACGGGCGCGACAAGCACAGACGGGCAGGACTCCGGCACCGGATCCGGCGCGACCTCGGTCCTCATTGTCATGGGGCAGTAGTACGGCGCGTCACCCGATCGGGCCACATTGATCACTCACGGGCGACGTGCCGCCCAGACTTTCGCGCACTCACCCCCGCACACGCCAAACCCCTTGTGAACACTGGGCATTGACGATTCAGCGGGCCCGTACGAACCGATCCCTTTGCCCGTTTTTATCCACAGCCGATTATGCGATGCATTGCCAACTCTTTACGTTGGCCCACCGCAACCTTCGAGGGCTTCGAGCGGTAGTCACTGCGTCCAAGCGCCGGACCCCATCCGGCCGGACACCCCAACGTTCTCTCCCGTCTGAAGGAGCATCATGTCCCTCCCCCTGACCCGCCGGATCGCCCGCGCCGCGCTGCTCATCGCAGCGGGGGCGGCTCCCGTGGTCGGTGCGGCCGGCTCCGCAAACGCCGCCGAGCTCCCCGCCACCCCCGACCTCGGCGGTGTGACCGCCCTGGACGGTGCCGGTCTGGGCAACACCGTCGACGGCGCCGCTCAGAACGCCACCGGTCTCGCGGGTGAGACCGGCAGCAAGGCCGTGAAGAAGGGCGTCCCGACCGCGGGCAAGGTCGTCGGCTCGGGCGCCAAGACCACCACCCCCGTGGCGCAGAAGGCCGCGGGCGACCTCGCGGGCAACGCCGGTGACGTGGTCGGCGACGCCGCGGGCACGGCCACCAAGGACGGCCTGCCGACCGACGCGGTCGCCAAGGGCGGGCTGCCCACCGACGCGGTCACCAAGGGCGGACTGCCCACCGACCAGCTGCCGGTCAAGAGCCCGCTCGGCTGACCGTCGCGCACCTGGGACGAGGGCCCGGAGCCACTGGCTCCGGGCCCTCGTCGCGTGCGGCCGCCGCAGGCCTCACCCGTCCCTCCGCGCCTCGACGAGGACCTCCCCCGCCGCCGTACGGAAATACAGCACCGACCGCCCCGTACGCCGCCTGCGCACAAGCCCCGCGTCGAGCAGCACCCGCAGGTGCCGGCCCACCGAGCCGAGCCCCTGCCCCGTCAGCGTCACCAGCTGCGAGGTGCTCTTCGGCGCCGCGAGCAGCATCAGGACCGCCGCCCGCCCCGGCCCCAGGAGCCT
Protein-coding sequences here:
- a CDS encoding heavy metal transporter → MPEPPTLVRRGRLLRIGAAVAVLLALVGYVVVQYVFGGKADPRCRVVSGNGDGASYEFGAEQAENAATVAAVGTSRGMPERAITIALATALQESGLRNISHGDRDSLGLFQQRPSQGWGNEKQIMDPAYSAARFYAHLNDVPGYSRLPLTVAAQRVQRSGYPQAYAKHEPDAALLAAALTGRAPATLTCEGRTDGEPGDPAKVRAALVRDFGRDVAPESARGGSVTVPVGATTGGAEGGAEQRGWELAHWAVAQASTLGIERVTYGGREWSATDSANEWRKPGKTGATSTDGQDSGTGSGATSVLIVMGQ
- a CDS encoding ATP-binding protein translates to MSLPLTRRIARAALLIAAGAAPVVGAAGSANAAELPATPDLGGVTALDGAGLGNTVDGAAQNATGLAGETGSKAVKKGVPTAGKVVGSGAKTTTPVAQKAAGDLAGNAGDVVGDAAGTATKDGLPTDAVAKGGLPTDAVTKGGLPTDQLPVKSPLG
- the dapE gene encoding succinyl-diaminopimelate desuccinylase — its product is MAQTSHDTSLDLTLDAAALTAQLVDFPSPSGEEKALADAIETALRRLPHLTVDRHGNNVVARTNLGRAERVILAGHIDTVPIADNVPSRLDEDGVLWGCGTCDMKSGVAIQLRIAQTVTEPNRDLTFVFYDNEEVAAHLNGLGHVAEAHPDWLAGDFAILLEPTDNQVEGGCQGTLRVHLKTKGTRAHSARAWMGSNAIHKAAPILAKLAAYEPRTPVVDGLQFHEGLNAVRVEGGVATNVIPDECTVVVNFRYAPDRSEDEALAFVRDYFADCEIDEFIVDDHTGGARPGLNHPAAAAFMAAVGGEAKPKFGWTDVARFSALGVPAVNYSPGDPLLAHKIDERVKVSLIPEAEKRLSDWLTS